In a single window of the Sesamum indicum cultivar Zhongzhi No. 13 linkage group LG16, S_indicum_v1.0, whole genome shotgun sequence genome:
- the LOC105178544 gene encoding probable ATP-dependent helicase PF08_0048, which translates to MGGIMKGGHGHGYMHAAHSSSSSSRGRWNVYVLMGMTVLLVFGCGVVGLMGLHSLKDRRLLTLLIKEKDDQILSIHLLLQKEREQVQEVKRKCEEMNMKIHSLRAQKTELNGRLVEMQSTVSSLREEQRTIELAYQEKHNEAKFLRERYIDAKDQNPQVKALTEILQRKEARIEDLNPRVGIPANVGSVSADEATIVSGNGTTNNQNRDKREDVHVTEHDEGKDVEADDASRFTEKESSMQSDEESGNSEERSAENGRTGVDKSDQSSETAKTKNDQEEESEVDLTGSKDLATAGDADSRRTSKSDISDVDEELGVREGGVKSELQENSRGRQFTLRGKHSEADRVRNESVLKTNVKDYTEENNGGNGEKSRSGITLQNRIKPVGAEHMIGGKLAKFDMSNQVESEREVITEHSENRNNVKQENSPGGREDDETNDDRHDKQIDHAETEVRFESAQQSGEDGEADKEETDESDF; encoded by the exons atgggaGGAATAATGAAGGGTGGGCATGGGCATGGGTATATGCATGCAGCacacagcagcagcagcagcagcagaggGAGGTGGAATGTGTATGTTCTGATGGGGATGACAGTGTTGTTGGTATTTGGGTGTGGAGTGGTGGGATTGATGGGCCTTCACAGCCTCAAGGACAGACGCCTTCTCACACTCttgatcaaagaaaaagatgacCAAATTCTCTCCATTCATCTTCTCTTGCAG aaagaaagagaacagGTGCAAGAAGTCAAGAGGAAATGTGAGGAGATGAATATGAAGATTCACAGCCTTCGAGCTCAGAAAACGGAACTCAACGGCAGGTTAGTAGAGATGCAATCAACAGTATCTTCCCTCAGAGAAGAGCAAAGGACCATTGAGTTAGCCTATCAGGAGAAGCATAATGAGGCCAAGTTCTTGAGGGAGAGATATATAGACGCAAAGGATCAAAATCCTCAAGTTAAAGCTCTAACAGAGATACTACAACGCAAGGAAGCTCGAATCGAGGACTTGAACCCTCGTGTTGGTATACCTGCTAATGTCGGGTCAGTGAGCGCAGACGAAGCTACAATCGTATCCGGGAATGGAACGACGAACAATCAGAACCGAGACAAAAGAGAAGATGTGCATGTAACTGAGCATGATGAAGGAAAGGATGTCGAAGCAGATGATGCCTCACGCTTTACAGAAAAGGAAAGCTCGATGCAGAGTGATGAAGAAAGTGGAAATTCTGAGGAAAGAAGTGCTGAAAACGGAAGAACTGGTGTTGATAAAAGTGACCAAAGTTCTGAAACGGCAAAGACTAAAAATGATCAAGAAGAAGAGAGCGAAGTGGATTTGACTGGGAGCAAAGACCTAGCAACTGCGGGAGATGCTGATTCAAGAAGAACGTCGAAGTCTGACATTAGCGACGTTGATGAAGAGTTGGGCGTGCGTGAAGGTGGGGTGAAATCGGAGTTGCAGGAAAACTCCCGTGGCCGACAATTTACACTGAGAGGGAAGCACAGTGAGGCAGACAGAGTTCGCAATGAGTCTGTTTTAAAGACCAACGTGAAAGATTATACGGAAGAAAACAACGGAGGAAACGGTGAAAAGAGTCGATCAGGCATCACGTTGCAGAACCGCATAAAACCTGTAGGTGCTGAGCATATGATCGGCGGAAAACTTGCAAAGTTCGACATGTCTAATCAAGTCGAGAGTGAACGAGAAGTCATCACAGAGCATTCGGAGAACAGAAACAAtgtgaaacaagaaaatagtCCTGGAGGAAGAGAAGATGATGAAACGAATGACGATCGACATGATAAACAAATCGATCACGCTGAAACAGAGGTGCGATTCGAATCTGCACAACAGTCAGGAGAAGATGGTGAAGCAGACAAAGAAGAAACAGATGAATCAGATTTTTAG
- the LOC105178545 gene encoding uncharacterized protein LOC105178545, whose product MSMVLSTLHQKTCIKFFSPKSSPRIHQINYSFPFGSSSLTTNAKPLNKLRITHNFYGPFNKTLNGFPVKSRGFTVNAQNGGDFIHNRQQEETEARGESSMPERFRNLTKEAPDKPVRWPWLIVLAFMLYAWRTVLWELSNWRAAVAAVGRLLTYISKFALALIFHFIGAPVTSLIRGVETIFYTIRAFYSGIVASAPIPELTLIIMLVSAVLAVAEAASPDTVNSQPHLLTVAGLIGLAAVTNYISEALFWTLLVGLFSFARLVKKRDYVSSALPVAAVLAAVGEPWVRVIVMASYLALAIFHHSNIPSHLKEDEDAGAINRVPVPLLCAALAIGIHVAAKWAGYRHLTWMIV is encoded by the exons ATGTCGATGGTACTCTCAACCCTCCACCAGAAAACCtgcataaaatttttctcACCCAAAAGTTCACCTCGAATTCATCagattaattattcatttccGTTTGGGAGCTCTTCGTTAACCACAAACGCAAAGCCCTTAAACAAACTCCGGATTACCCACAATTTTTACGGGCcatttaataaaactttaaatGGGTTTCCAGTAAAATCTCGTGGGTTTACTGTAAATGCTCAAAATGGAGGTGATTTCATTCATAACAGGCAGCAAGAAGAAACGGAGGCTCGTGGGGAGAGCAGTATGCCAGAAAGGTTCAGAAATTTGACTAAAGAAGCTCCTGATAAACCTGTTAGGTGGCCGTGGCTCATTG TGCTGGCATTCATGCTCTATGCCTGGAGAACTGTCTTGTGGGAACTCTCTAACTGGAGAGCGGCTGTTGCGGCTGTTGGTCGTCTCTTAACATACATCTCAAAATTTGCATTGGCCCTTATATTCCACTTCATTGGAGCTCCAGTCACATCTTTAATTCGAGGAGTTGAGACAATATTCTACACTATTCGTGCTTTCTACTCTGGTATAGTTGCTTCTGCTCCAATTCCAGAGCTAACACTGATCATCATGCTGGTATCTGCTGTACTTGCTGTTGCCGAGGCTGCCTCTCCAGATACTGTGAACAGCCAGCCACATCTACTCACGGTGGCTGGCCTAATTGGATTAGCTGCTGTGACAAACTACATATCTGAAGCCCTTTTCTGGACATTACTTGTAGGTTTATTCAGTTTTGCAAGGTTAGTAAAGAAGAGAGATTATGTATCTTCTGCATTGCCTGTTGCTGCTGTTTTAGCTGCCGTAGGGGAGCCTTGGGTCCGAGTAATTGTCATGGCTTCCTATTTGGCTTTGGCTATCTTTCACCACTCTAATATCCCTTCACATTTAAAGGAAGATGAAGATGCCGGAGCAATAAACAGGGTCCCGGTTCCCCTATTATGTGCTGCATTGGCGATTGGCATCCATGTTGCCGCTAAATGGGCTGGCTATCGGCATTTGACATGGATGATCGTTTAG